A single Struthio camelus isolate bStrCam1 chromosome 8, bStrCam1.hap1, whole genome shotgun sequence DNA region contains:
- the FYB2 gene encoding FYN-binding protein 2 isoform X7, protein MAAVIAAALPLSASAAAAGVSPPAPAPREVLAAWFCAADLQEGMTDFRALRAKFQNDANFSKQLVQPPKKLVLPPTEATHKVGSESKDASSPLSWNSREVIILKAKNELFPLAPQPSALVQGKPLVQPRARLRNVDPRGKDQEQKGSISEEGLNSSKSSSQKLQPHYCTDQQESAETDLESAPPQNSFHHALQMWENAFSQSEKANATLPTQRGANVYVQPRPEPRAMAAPAASDGGRLRTAQSEQALDSPARQKDAPGGGGLAASQAPPVPRLPRRYRSSDQLAAESTAAASFCQPGCDMQTSRELPQHQKESEPRFYESGAGKPSEAPGSKLPKIKPLPSVESLGPAPAKPVRPPKVDLSVFQSTVLSVHRGNERTAAEEDYLIPESADLEEQHNYEETVLYLNQPGDSTTFCASQGTFQAPEPEPQEHDKKQKSFLFAKYSPGRAVEDEKEEKTSLEREKQQAKKIFKTGGNDYVTLRAQPKEEGRGGKKVPQVNRGDVTSAQTTEHPTPQRLAKGGAERCRYMYVGAPKPAEERLTLSQTTGQPLQSSEDVYDDVEGFQSGLSHTSEASSSLTPDCISGNYEETYEDVETGDDNPAKVEAEKQKRFGNIFKIEKFKLKNTRFKENLRLSSSSVPNLAAVSQEDTYDDVEGGQTEPREKDVKCRNWKPKFLMLKEDKDRRKSSEDVERSIFKVKKCNAEKSKKMAKEETLFRETFMYDKEISIINIAVALCSVPSKRRVDLPITAGEQLDVIDTTEGNEVICRNAQGRYGYVLVEHLNFRHY, encoded by the exons GAAGGCATGACTGACTTCAGAGCCCTCCGTGCAAAATTTCAGAATGACGCCAACTTTTCTAAGCAGCTGGTGCAGCCACCCAAGAAGCTGGTGCTGCCACCCACAGAAGCCACGCACAAAGTGGGCTCTGAAAGTAAGGATGCTTCCAGTCCTCTGTCCTGGAATAGCAGAGAAGTGATAATATTAAAAGCCAAGAATGAActtttccctcttgctcctcAACCCTCTGCACTAGTCCAGGGCAAACCTTTGGTGCAGCCAAGAGCCAGGCTTCGTAATGTGGATCCGAGGGGAAAGGATCAAGAGCAGAAAGGCAGCATCTCAGAGGAAGGGCTGAACTCCTCCAAGAGCAGTTCACAAAAGCTTCAACCACACTATTGCACTGACCAGCAAGAATCAGCCGAAACAGATCTGGAGTCTGCTCCACCCCAAAACTCCTTCCACCATGCCCTACAGATGTGGGAAAACGCTTTTTCCCAGAGTGAGAAAGCCAACGCAACACTCCCAACCCAACGGGGGGCAAACGTTTACGTGCAACCTCGCCCGGAGCCGAGGGCGATGGCTGCTCCAGCTGCGTCAGATGGCGGCAGATTGAGAACGGCTCAAAGTGAGCAAGCGCTGGACTCCCCTGCCCGGCAGAAGGATGCTCCGGGTGGCGGCGGGCTGGCTGCTTCCCAGGCTCCGCCTGTGCCCCGTCTACCCAGGAGGTACAGGAGCTCTGACCAACTAGCTGCCGAAAGCACTGCCGCAGCCAGCTTCTGCCAGCCAGGCTGTGATATGCAAACGTCAAGAGAGCTCCCACAACACCAGAAAG AGTCGGAGCCTCGCTTCTATGAATCCGGAGCAGGAAAACCATCTGAGGCTCCAGGTAGCAAGCTGCCAAAAATTAAACCACTTCCTTCAGTTGAATCCCTCGGTCCCGCCCCTGCGAAGCCTGTGAGACCCCCGAAAGTTGATCTCAGTGTTTTCCAAAGCACGGTGCTTTCTGTCcacagaggaaatgaaagaa ctGCCGCGGAGGAGGATTACTTGATTCCTGAAAG TGCTGATCTTGAAGAGCAGCATAATTATGAAGAAACGGTGTTGTACCTGAATCAGCCtggggactccacaacctttTGTGCCAGTCAAGGTACTTTCCAAG CACCTGAGCCAGAGCCTCAAGAGCACGACAAG AAGCAGAAGAGTTTTCTCTTTGCCAAATACAG TCCTGGAAGAGCTGTAGaggatgaaaaagaggaaaaaacaagtcttgaaagagagaaacagcaagcaaagaaaatattcaag ACAGGCGGAAATGACTATGTGACTCTCAGAGCCCAGCCCAAGGAAGAAGGCAGAGGTGGGAAGAAGGTGCCGCAAGTGAATCGAGGAGATGTGACTAGCGCCCAGACTACAGAGCATCCTACCCCACAGAGGCTGGCGAAAGGAGGAGCAGAACGCT GTCGCTACATGTACGTGGGTGCTCCAAAACCAGCTGAAGAAAGGCTAACCTTGAGCCAAACCACTGGACAGCCTCTGCAGTCATCGGAGGATGTGTATGACGACGTTGAGGGATTTCAAAGCGGACT CAGCCACACTTCAGAGGCCTCAAGTTCATTGACTCCAGACTGCA TTTCAGGAAACTATGAAGAAACATATGAAGATGTTGAGACTGGGGATGATAATCCAGCAAAAGTGGA ggcagaaaaacaaaagagatttGGAAACATCTTTAAGATAGAAAAATTTAAACTGAAGAATACCAGATTCAAGGAGAACTTAAG ATTGTCTTCCAGTTCAGTACCAAATTTAG CTGCTGTCTCGCAGGAGGACACATACGACGATGTCGAGGGAGGGCAGACGGAGCCAAG AGAAAAGGATGTCAAATGCAGAAACTGGAAGCCAAAATTTCTGATGTTAAAAGAGGATAAGGACCGAAGGAAAAGCAGTGAAGATGTGGAAAG AAGTATCTTCAAAGTCAAGAAGTGCAACgcagaaaaaagcaagaagatGGCCAAAGAAGAAACGTTGTTTAGAGAAACATTTATG TACGATAAGGAGATCAGCATCATCAACATCGCAGTGGCCCTGTGCTCAGTCCCGAGTAAAAGGCGAGTTGATCTCCCCATCACAGCTGGGGAACAGCTGGATGTTATTGATACCACGGAAGGCAACGAAGTGATTTGCCGCAATGCACAGGGCAGAT ATGGGTATGTTCTAGTGGAGCATTTGAACTTCAG ACACTACTAA
- the FYB2 gene encoding FYN-binding protein 2 isoform X18: MAAEGMTDFRALRAKFQNDANFSKQLVQPPKKLVLPPTEATHKVGSESKDASSPLSWNSREVIILKAKNELFPLAPQPSALVQGKPLVQPRARLRNVDPRGKDQEQKGSISEEGLNSSKSSSQKLQPHYCTDQQESAETDLESAPPQNSFHHALQMWENAFSQSEKANATLPTQRGANVYVQPRPEPRAMAAPAASDGGRLRTAQSEQALDSPARQKDAPGGGGLAASQAPPVPRLPRRYRSSDQLAAESTAAASFCQPGCDMQTSRELPQHQKESEPRFYESGAGKPSEAPGSKLPKIKPLPSVESLGPAPAKPVRPPKVDLSVFQSTVLSVHRGNERTAAEEDYLIPESADLEEQHNYEETVLYLNQPGDSTTFCASQGTFQAPEPEPQEHDKKQKSFLFAKYSPGRAVEDEKEEKTSLEREKQQAKKIFKTGGNDYVTLRAQPKEEGRGGKKVPQVNRGDVTSAQTTEHPTPQRLAKGGAERCRYMYVGAPKPAEERLTLSQTTGQPLQSSEDVYDDVEGFQSGLHTSEASSSLTPDCISGNYEETYEDVETGDDNPAKVEAEKQKRFGNIFKIEKFKLKNTRFKENLRLSSSSVPNLAAVSQEDTYDDVEGGQTEPREKDVKCRNWKPKFLMLKEDKDRRKSSEDVERSLFPLSIFKVKKCNAEKSKKMAKEETLFRETFMYDKEISIINIAVALCSVPSKRRVDLPITAGEQLDVIDTTEGNEVICRNAQGRYGYVLVEHLNFRHY, from the exons GAAGGCATGACTGACTTCAGAGCCCTCCGTGCAAAATTTCAGAATGACGCCAACTTTTCTAAGCAGCTGGTGCAGCCACCCAAGAAGCTGGTGCTGCCACCCACAGAAGCCACGCACAAAGTGGGCTCTGAAAGTAAGGATGCTTCCAGTCCTCTGTCCTGGAATAGCAGAGAAGTGATAATATTAAAAGCCAAGAATGAActtttccctcttgctcctcAACCCTCTGCACTAGTCCAGGGCAAACCTTTGGTGCAGCCAAGAGCCAGGCTTCGTAATGTGGATCCGAGGGGAAAGGATCAAGAGCAGAAAGGCAGCATCTCAGAGGAAGGGCTGAACTCCTCCAAGAGCAGTTCACAAAAGCTTCAACCACACTATTGCACTGACCAGCAAGAATCAGCCGAAACAGATCTGGAGTCTGCTCCACCCCAAAACTCCTTCCACCATGCCCTACAGATGTGGGAAAACGCTTTTTCCCAGAGTGAGAAAGCCAACGCAACACTCCCAACCCAACGGGGGGCAAACGTTTACGTGCAACCTCGCCCGGAGCCGAGGGCGATGGCTGCTCCAGCTGCGTCAGATGGCGGCAGATTGAGAACGGCTCAAAGTGAGCAAGCGCTGGACTCCCCTGCCCGGCAGAAGGATGCTCCGGGTGGCGGCGGGCTGGCTGCTTCCCAGGCTCCGCCTGTGCCCCGTCTACCCAGGAGGTACAGGAGCTCTGACCAACTAGCTGCCGAAAGCACTGCCGCAGCCAGCTTCTGCCAGCCAGGCTGTGATATGCAAACGTCAAGAGAGCTCCCACAACACCAGAAAG AGTCGGAGCCTCGCTTCTATGAATCCGGAGCAGGAAAACCATCTGAGGCTCCAGGTAGCAAGCTGCCAAAAATTAAACCACTTCCTTCAGTTGAATCCCTCGGTCCCGCCCCTGCGAAGCCTGTGAGACCCCCGAAAGTTGATCTCAGTGTTTTCCAAAGCACGGTGCTTTCTGTCcacagaggaaatgaaagaa ctGCCGCGGAGGAGGATTACTTGATTCCTGAAAG TGCTGATCTTGAAGAGCAGCATAATTATGAAGAAACGGTGTTGTACCTGAATCAGCCtggggactccacaacctttTGTGCCAGTCAAGGTACTTTCCAAG CACCTGAGCCAGAGCCTCAAGAGCACGACAAG AAGCAGAAGAGTTTTCTCTTTGCCAAATACAG TCCTGGAAGAGCTGTAGaggatgaaaaagaggaaaaaacaagtcttgaaagagagaaacagcaagcaaagaaaatattcaag ACAGGCGGAAATGACTATGTGACTCTCAGAGCCCAGCCCAAGGAAGAAGGCAGAGGTGGGAAGAAGGTGCCGCAAGTGAATCGAGGAGATGTGACTAGCGCCCAGACTACAGAGCATCCTACCCCACAGAGGCTGGCGAAAGGAGGAGCAGAACGCT GTCGCTACATGTACGTGGGTGCTCCAAAACCAGCTGAAGAAAGGCTAACCTTGAGCCAAACCACTGGACAGCCTCTGCAGTCATCGGAGGATGTGTATGACGACGTTGAGGGATTTCAAAGCGGACT CCACACTTCAGAGGCCTCAAGTTCATTGACTCCAGACTGCA TTTCAGGAAACTATGAAGAAACATATGAAGATGTTGAGACTGGGGATGATAATCCAGCAAAAGTGGA ggcagaaaaacaaaagagatttGGAAACATCTTTAAGATAGAAAAATTTAAACTGAAGAATACCAGATTCAAGGAGAACTTAAG ATTGTCTTCCAGTTCAGTACCAAATTTAG CTGCTGTCTCGCAGGAGGACACATACGACGATGTCGAGGGAGGGCAGACGGAGCCAAG AGAAAAGGATGTCAAATGCAGAAACTGGAAGCCAAAATTTCTGATGTTAAAAGAGGATAAGGACCGAAGGAAAAGCAGTGAAGATGTGGAAAGGTCTTTATTTCCATT AAGTATCTTCAAAGTCAAGAAGTGCAACgcagaaaaaagcaagaagatGGCCAAAGAAGAAACGTTGTTTAGAGAAACATTTATG TACGATAAGGAGATCAGCATCATCAACATCGCAGTGGCCCTGTGCTCAGTCCCGAGTAAAAGGCGAGTTGATCTCCCCATCACAGCTGGGGAACAGCTGGATGTTATTGATACCACGGAAGGCAACGAAGTGATTTGCCGCAATGCACAGGGCAGAT ATGGGTATGTTCTAGTGGAGCATTTGAACTTCAG ACACTACTAA
- the FYB2 gene encoding FYN-binding protein 2 isoform X35, with product MAAVIAAALPLSASAAAAGVSPPAPAPREVLAAWFCAADLQEGMTDFRALRAKFQNDANFSKQLVQPPKKLVLPPTEATHKVGSESKDASSPLSWNSREVIILKAKNELFPLAPQPSALVQGKPLVQPRARLRNVDPRGKDQEQKGSISEEGLNSSKSSSQKLQPHYCTDQQESAETDLESAPPQNSFHHALQMWENAFSQSEKANATLPTQRGANVYVQPRPEPRAMAAPAASDGGRLRTAQSEQALDSPARQKDAPGGGGLAASQAPPVPRLPRRYRSSDQLAAESTAAASFCQPGCDMQTSRELPQHQKAESEPRFYESGAGKPSEAPGSKLPKIKPLPSVESLGPAPAKPVRPPKVDLSVFQSTVLSVHRGNERTAAEEDYLIPESADLEEQHNYEETVLYLNQPGDSTTFCASQGTFQAPEPEPQEHDKKQKSFLFAKYSPGRAVEDEKEEKTSLEREKQQAKKIFKTGGNDYVTLRAQPKEEGRGGKKVPQVNRGDVTSAQTTEHPTPQRLAKGGAERCRYMYVGAPKPAEERLTLSQTTGQPLQSSEDVYDDVEGFQSGLSHTSEASSSLTPDCISGNYEETYEDVETGDDNPAKVEAEKQKRFGNIFKIEKFKLKNTRFKENLSSSSVMLMCNLVSKSTFLSSDCLPVQYQI from the exons GAAGGCATGACTGACTTCAGAGCCCTCCGTGCAAAATTTCAGAATGACGCCAACTTTTCTAAGCAGCTGGTGCAGCCACCCAAGAAGCTGGTGCTGCCACCCACAGAAGCCACGCACAAAGTGGGCTCTGAAAGTAAGGATGCTTCCAGTCCTCTGTCCTGGAATAGCAGAGAAGTGATAATATTAAAAGCCAAGAATGAActtttccctcttgctcctcAACCCTCTGCACTAGTCCAGGGCAAACCTTTGGTGCAGCCAAGAGCCAGGCTTCGTAATGTGGATCCGAGGGGAAAGGATCAAGAGCAGAAAGGCAGCATCTCAGAGGAAGGGCTGAACTCCTCCAAGAGCAGTTCACAAAAGCTTCAACCACACTATTGCACTGACCAGCAAGAATCAGCCGAAACAGATCTGGAGTCTGCTCCACCCCAAAACTCCTTCCACCATGCCCTACAGATGTGGGAAAACGCTTTTTCCCAGAGTGAGAAAGCCAACGCAACACTCCCAACCCAACGGGGGGCAAACGTTTACGTGCAACCTCGCCCGGAGCCGAGGGCGATGGCTGCTCCAGCTGCGTCAGATGGCGGCAGATTGAGAACGGCTCAAAGTGAGCAAGCGCTGGACTCCCCTGCCCGGCAGAAGGATGCTCCGGGTGGCGGCGGGCTGGCTGCTTCCCAGGCTCCGCCTGTGCCCCGTCTACCCAGGAGGTACAGGAGCTCTGACCAACTAGCTGCCGAAAGCACTGCCGCAGCCAGCTTCTGCCAGCCAGGCTGTGATATGCAAACGTCAAGAGAGCTCCCACAACACCAGAAAG CAGAGTCGGAGCCTCGCTTCTATGAATCCGGAGCAGGAAAACCATCTGAGGCTCCAGGTAGCAAGCTGCCAAAAATTAAACCACTTCCTTCAGTTGAATCCCTCGGTCCCGCCCCTGCGAAGCCTGTGAGACCCCCGAAAGTTGATCTCAGTGTTTTCCAAAGCACGGTGCTTTCTGTCcacagaggaaatgaaagaa ctGCCGCGGAGGAGGATTACTTGATTCCTGAAAG TGCTGATCTTGAAGAGCAGCATAATTATGAAGAAACGGTGTTGTACCTGAATCAGCCtggggactccacaacctttTGTGCCAGTCAAGGTACTTTCCAAG CACCTGAGCCAGAGCCTCAAGAGCACGACAAG AAGCAGAAGAGTTTTCTCTTTGCCAAATACAG TCCTGGAAGAGCTGTAGaggatgaaaaagaggaaaaaacaagtcttgaaagagagaaacagcaagcaaagaaaatattcaag ACAGGCGGAAATGACTATGTGACTCTCAGAGCCCAGCCCAAGGAAGAAGGCAGAGGTGGGAAGAAGGTGCCGCAAGTGAATCGAGGAGATGTGACTAGCGCCCAGACTACAGAGCATCCTACCCCACAGAGGCTGGCGAAAGGAGGAGCAGAACGCT GTCGCTACATGTACGTGGGTGCTCCAAAACCAGCTGAAGAAAGGCTAACCTTGAGCCAAACCACTGGACAGCCTCTGCAGTCATCGGAGGATGTGTATGACGACGTTGAGGGATTTCAAAGCGGACT CAGCCACACTTCAGAGGCCTCAAGTTCATTGACTCCAGACTGCA TTTCAGGAAACTATGAAGAAACATATGAAGATGTTGAGACTGGGGATGATAATCCAGCAAAAGTGGA ggcagaaaaacaaaagagatttGGAAACATCTTTAAGATAGAAAAATTTAAACTGAAGAATACCAGATTCAAGGAGAACTTAAG CAGTTCTTCAGTGATGCTGATGTGCAATCTTGTTTCTAAAAGTACCTTTCTATCCTCAGATTGTCTTCCAGTTCAGTACCAAATTTAG
- the FYB2 gene encoding FYN-binding protein 2 isoform X36, with translation MAAVIAAALPLSASAAAAGVSPPAPAPREVLAAWFCAADLQEGMTDFRALRAKFQNDANFSKQLVQPPKKLVLPPTEATHKVGSESKDASSPLSWNSREVIILKAKNELFPLAPQPSALVQGKPLVQPRARLRNVDPRGKDQEQKGSISEEGLNSSKSSSQKLQPHYCTDQQESAETDLESAPPQNSFHHALQMWENAFSQSEKANATLPTQRGANVYVQPRPEPRAMAAPAASDGGRLRTAQSEQALDSPARQKDAPGGGGLAASQAPPVPRLPRRYRSSDQLAAESTAAASFCQPGCDMQTSRELPQHQKAESEPRFYESGAGKPSEAPGSKLPKIKPLPSVESLGPAPAKPVRPPKVDLSVFQSTVLSVHRGNERTAAEEDYLIPESADLEEQHNYEETVLYLNQPGDSTTFCASQGTFQAPEPEPQEHDKKQKSFLFAKYSPGRAVEDEKEEKTSLEREKQQAKKIFKTGGNDYVTLRAQPKEEGRGGKKVPQVNRGDVTSAQTTEHPTPQRLAKGGAERCRYMYVGAPKPAEERLTLSQTTGQPLQSSEDVYDDVEGFQSGLSHTSEASSSLTPDCISGNYEETYEDVETGDDNPAKVDFVWFPFCVQRKFPASL, from the exons GAAGGCATGACTGACTTCAGAGCCCTCCGTGCAAAATTTCAGAATGACGCCAACTTTTCTAAGCAGCTGGTGCAGCCACCCAAGAAGCTGGTGCTGCCACCCACAGAAGCCACGCACAAAGTGGGCTCTGAAAGTAAGGATGCTTCCAGTCCTCTGTCCTGGAATAGCAGAGAAGTGATAATATTAAAAGCCAAGAATGAActtttccctcttgctcctcAACCCTCTGCACTAGTCCAGGGCAAACCTTTGGTGCAGCCAAGAGCCAGGCTTCGTAATGTGGATCCGAGGGGAAAGGATCAAGAGCAGAAAGGCAGCATCTCAGAGGAAGGGCTGAACTCCTCCAAGAGCAGTTCACAAAAGCTTCAACCACACTATTGCACTGACCAGCAAGAATCAGCCGAAACAGATCTGGAGTCTGCTCCACCCCAAAACTCCTTCCACCATGCCCTACAGATGTGGGAAAACGCTTTTTCCCAGAGTGAGAAAGCCAACGCAACACTCCCAACCCAACGGGGGGCAAACGTTTACGTGCAACCTCGCCCGGAGCCGAGGGCGATGGCTGCTCCAGCTGCGTCAGATGGCGGCAGATTGAGAACGGCTCAAAGTGAGCAAGCGCTGGACTCCCCTGCCCGGCAGAAGGATGCTCCGGGTGGCGGCGGGCTGGCTGCTTCCCAGGCTCCGCCTGTGCCCCGTCTACCCAGGAGGTACAGGAGCTCTGACCAACTAGCTGCCGAAAGCACTGCCGCAGCCAGCTTCTGCCAGCCAGGCTGTGATATGCAAACGTCAAGAGAGCTCCCACAACACCAGAAAG CAGAGTCGGAGCCTCGCTTCTATGAATCCGGAGCAGGAAAACCATCTGAGGCTCCAGGTAGCAAGCTGCCAAAAATTAAACCACTTCCTTCAGTTGAATCCCTCGGTCCCGCCCCTGCGAAGCCTGTGAGACCCCCGAAAGTTGATCTCAGTGTTTTCCAAAGCACGGTGCTTTCTGTCcacagaggaaatgaaagaa ctGCCGCGGAGGAGGATTACTTGATTCCTGAAAG TGCTGATCTTGAAGAGCAGCATAATTATGAAGAAACGGTGTTGTACCTGAATCAGCCtggggactccacaacctttTGTGCCAGTCAAGGTACTTTCCAAG CACCTGAGCCAGAGCCTCAAGAGCACGACAAG AAGCAGAAGAGTTTTCTCTTTGCCAAATACAG TCCTGGAAGAGCTGTAGaggatgaaaaagaggaaaaaacaagtcttgaaagagagaaacagcaagcaaagaaaatattcaag ACAGGCGGAAATGACTATGTGACTCTCAGAGCCCAGCCCAAGGAAGAAGGCAGAGGTGGGAAGAAGGTGCCGCAAGTGAATCGAGGAGATGTGACTAGCGCCCAGACTACAGAGCATCCTACCCCACAGAGGCTGGCGAAAGGAGGAGCAGAACGCT GTCGCTACATGTACGTGGGTGCTCCAAAACCAGCTGAAGAAAGGCTAACCTTGAGCCAAACCACTGGACAGCCTCTGCAGTCATCGGAGGATGTGTATGACGACGTTGAGGGATTTCAAAGCGGACT CAGCCACACTTCAGAGGCCTCAAGTTCATTGACTCCAGACTGCA TTTCAGGAAACTATGAAGAAACATATGAAGATGTTGAGACTGGGGATGATAATCCAGCAAAAGTGGA cttTGTGTGGTTCCCTTTCTGTGTGCAGAGAAAATTTCCTGCATCCCTTTGA